From Actinoplanes oblitus, a single genomic window includes:
- a CDS encoding MBL fold metallo-hydrolase encodes MRQARVDHGVVSGTFSLDGQTFDVDNNVWVVGDDTECVVIDAPHDVDAILAIVGDRRVTAIVCTHAHDDHVRVAPALRERTGAPILLHPAELPLWELTHGTGVTWDRDLSDGDRVEVAGIGLTVLHTPGHAPGAVCLHAPDLGCVFTGDTLFQGGPGATGRSYSDGDLIVASIRARLFALPGETVVHTGHGPDTTIAAERTALTRS; translated from the coding sequence ATGCGGCAGGCACGGGTGGATCACGGTGTGGTCAGTGGGACGTTCAGCCTCGACGGGCAGACCTTCGACGTCGACAACAACGTCTGGGTGGTCGGCGACGACACCGAGTGCGTGGTGATCGACGCGCCCCACGACGTCGACGCCATCCTGGCGATCGTCGGCGACCGGCGGGTCACCGCCATCGTCTGCACCCACGCCCACGACGACCACGTCCGGGTCGCGCCGGCGCTGCGCGAGCGGACCGGCGCACCGATCCTGCTGCATCCGGCCGAGCTGCCGCTCTGGGAGCTGACGCACGGCACCGGCGTCACCTGGGACCGGGACCTGTCCGACGGCGACCGGGTCGAGGTGGCCGGCATCGGCCTGACCGTGCTGCACACGCCGGGGCACGCGCCTGGCGCGGTCTGCCTCCACGCCCCCGATCTGGGGTGCGTCTTCACCGGCGACACCCTCTTCCAGGGCGGCCCGGGCGCGACCGGCCGGTCGTACTCGGACGGCGACCTGATCGTCGCCTCGATCCGGGCGAGACTGTTCGCCCTGCCCGGCGAGACGGTGGTGCACACCGGCCACGGCCCGGACACCACCATCGCCGCCGAGCGGACCGCCCTGACCCGGTCCTGA
- a CDS encoding EAL and HDOD domain-containing protein: MDAVHVGRQPIFDAQGTVVAFELLFRGRMDSVASGRQDTYATSTVMINAFTEFGIAEVAGNRPCFINLTREFLTGRLPLPFGPEQVVLEVLETVTVDDEVIEGITALAGAGYRIALDDFVWGSGHEQLLGLASYVKLDLLDGDLSRLDEIVAACRRHPGLQLVAERLETAEQVAIADRYGMELRQGYWLSRPQVLSTPSLSPSRLRRLELVAALMSPDVPLEKITSIIVSDPALALRVLRVSNSVAAGVVSRISSVRQAVMLVGLTRIRRWATLMVVDDVAEAPEEQLLTALTQARLCENLAARFGADQGAAFVAGLVTGMARLMGSTPSAMAEQLPLTADVADALTSGTGRLGQVLNAVSAYEAGEAGSADLAGPALDAMRWSTRTLTAAHRFNPQRTG, translated from the coding sequence ATGGATGCGGTGCACGTCGGTCGTCAGCCGATCTTTGACGCCCAGGGCACGGTGGTGGCCTTCGAGCTGCTCTTCCGCGGCCGGATGGACTCCGTCGCGTCCGGCCGGCAGGACACCTATGCGACGAGCACCGTCATGATCAACGCCTTCACCGAGTTCGGGATCGCCGAGGTGGCCGGCAACCGGCCGTGCTTCATCAACCTCACCCGCGAGTTCCTCACCGGCCGGCTGCCCCTGCCGTTCGGGCCGGAGCAGGTGGTGCTGGAGGTGCTGGAGACGGTGACGGTGGACGACGAGGTGATCGAGGGGATCACCGCGCTGGCCGGCGCCGGCTACCGGATCGCCCTGGACGACTTCGTCTGGGGCTCCGGCCACGAGCAGCTGCTCGGGCTGGCCTCCTACGTCAAGCTCGACCTGCTGGACGGCGACCTGAGCCGGCTCGACGAGATCGTCGCGGCCTGCCGCCGGCACCCCGGTCTGCAACTGGTCGCCGAGCGCCTGGAGACCGCCGAGCAGGTCGCCATCGCCGACCGCTACGGCATGGAGCTGCGCCAGGGGTACTGGCTGAGCCGGCCCCAGGTGCTCAGCACCCCCAGCCTCTCCCCGTCCCGGCTGCGCCGCCTGGAGCTGGTCGCCGCCCTGATGTCCCCGGACGTCCCGCTCGAGAAGATCACCTCGATCATCGTCAGCGACCCGGCGCTGGCCCTGCGCGTGCTGCGGGTCAGCAACTCGGTGGCGGCCGGCGTGGTCAGCCGGATCTCCTCGGTCCGCCAGGCGGTGATGCTGGTCGGGCTCACCCGGATCCGCCGCTGGGCCACCCTGATGGTGGTCGACGACGTCGCCGAGGCCCCCGAGGAGCAGTTGCTCACCGCGCTGACCCAGGCCCGGCTCTGCGAGAACCTGGCCGCCCGGTTCGGCGCCGACCAGGGTGCCGCGTTCGTGGCCGGCCTGGTCACCGGCATGGCCCGGTTGATGGGCAGCACCCCGTCGGCGATGGCCGAGCAGCTGCCGCTCACCGCCGACGTGGCGGACGCCCTGACCAGCGGCACCGGCCGGCTCGGCCAGGTGCTGAACGCGGTCTCCGCCTACGAGGCCGGCGAGGCCGGGTCGGCCGATCTCGCCGGCCCGGCCCTGGATGCCATGCGCTGGTCGACCCGGACGCTGACCGCCGCGCACCGCTTCAACCCGCAGCGCACCGGCTGA
- a CDS encoding phosphodiester glycosidase family protein, with protein MTSENTSKKRLSRRGFLGGGLGVLAAAAGGGGWALNRYVIDHVEVSGASALTAANVVQARAATDGTATATSYTSGTAKIAISTVSTGSGGDKVTYFVADIQVGDATIVRSAFAGDQFGENITANPSTIAASVNAVLAINGDYYGFRDTGIVIRNGVKFRDAGARQGLAFYADGSAKLYDETATSADELIAAGVWNTLSFGPGLVEDGKVLDGIDRVEVDTNFGNHSIQGDQPRTGVGLIDENHLLWIVVDGRSSGYSRGVTMTEFAQIFADRGARVAYNIDGGGSSAMVFRDKLVNNPLGRGQERGTSDILYVAG; from the coding sequence GTGACCAGTGAAAACACTTCGAAGAAGCGACTCTCCCGGCGGGGTTTCCTGGGCGGTGGGCTGGGCGTGCTGGCCGCCGCCGCGGGTGGCGGCGGATGGGCGCTCAACCGCTATGTCATCGATCACGTCGAGGTGTCCGGCGCCTCCGCGCTGACCGCCGCCAACGTCGTGCAGGCGCGGGCGGCGACCGACGGCACGGCCACCGCGACGTCCTACACCAGCGGCACCGCGAAGATCGCGATCAGCACGGTGAGCACCGGGTCCGGTGGCGACAAGGTGACCTACTTCGTGGCCGACATCCAGGTCGGGGACGCCACCATCGTGCGGTCGGCGTTCGCCGGCGACCAGTTCGGCGAGAACATCACAGCGAACCCGTCGACGATCGCGGCGAGCGTGAACGCGGTGCTGGCGATCAACGGGGACTACTACGGTTTCCGGGACACCGGGATCGTGATCCGCAACGGGGTCAAGTTCCGGGACGCCGGGGCGCGGCAGGGGCTGGCGTTCTACGCCGACGGCAGCGCCAAGCTCTACGACGAGACGGCGACCAGCGCGGACGAGCTGATCGCGGCCGGGGTGTGGAACACGCTGTCGTTCGGGCCGGGACTGGTCGAGGACGGCAAGGTGCTCGACGGGATCGACCGGGTGGAGGTGGACACCAACTTCGGCAACCACTCGATCCAGGGCGACCAGCCGCGTACCGGGGTCGGCCTGATCGACGAGAACCACCTGCTCTGGATCGTGGTGGACGGGCGCAGCAGCGGGTACAGCCGGGGCGTCACGATGACCGAGTTCGCCCAGATCTTCGCGGACCGGGGCGCGCGGGTGGCGTACAACATCGACGGCGGCGGGTCCTCGGCGATGGTGTTCCGCGACAAGCTGGTCAACAACCCGCTCGGCCGGGGCCAGGAGCGCGGCACCAGCGACATCCTGTACGTGGCCGGGTGA
- a CDS encoding ArsR/SmtB family transcription factor — MVVGENVGGDADRVFQALADATRRDILARVIRDGQSVSALARLYPMSFAAVQKHVAILERADLVTKERRGREQIVHGRPEALRGVVGGLMDAYERIWRQRADRITEMLRAEEQEEGS; from the coding sequence ATGGTTGTAGGTGAGAACGTTGGCGGGGACGCGGACCGCGTCTTCCAGGCGCTCGCCGACGCCACCCGGCGCGACATCCTGGCGCGGGTGATCAGGGACGGACAGTCCGTCTCCGCCCTGGCCCGGCTCTACCCGATGAGCTTCGCGGCGGTGCAGAAACACGTCGCGATATTGGAGCGGGCCGACCTGGTGACCAAGGAGCGGCGCGGCCGGGAGCAGATCGTCCACGGCCGGCCGGAGGCGCTGCGCGGCGTCGTCGGCGGGCTGATGGACGCCTATGAGCGGATCTGGCGGCAGCGGGCCGACCGGATCACCGAGATGCTTCGTGCGGAGGAGCAGGAGGAGGGATCGTGA
- a CDS encoding peptidase associated/transthyretin-like domain-containing protein codes for MIIYGTYVVGDDGTKMGHEERAGAPVLSRRNIITLDFPGPAAAVCQLRPAGTSAPDPFTTDRFVVRRELAPADSGVPMMLRVRVLDAVDRPLPNAVLEIVHPAPDPAAPTLHGAQLTDPHGYAEFKTVFPGWSADRPAGLDVTLHLAGTRDTGRFHFPAQVTAQVAALPGYRANPSPPPPPDQPAGILHVVPRDRYDLTAGLLATINAVTDR; via the coding sequence ATGATCATTTATGGGACGTACGTGGTCGGGGACGATGGGACGAAAATGGGACACGAGGAGCGTGCCGGCGCGCCGGTGCTGAGCCGCCGCAACATCATCACGCTGGACTTCCCGGGACCGGCGGCGGCCGTCTGCCAGCTGCGCCCGGCCGGCACTTCCGCGCCGGACCCGTTCACCACTGACCGTTTCGTGGTCCGGCGCGAGCTGGCGCCCGCCGACTCCGGCGTGCCGATGATGCTGCGGGTACGGGTCCTCGACGCGGTCGACCGCCCGCTGCCGAACGCCGTCCTGGAGATCGTCCACCCCGCCCCGGACCCGGCCGCCCCGACGCTGCACGGCGCCCAGCTGACCGACCCGCACGGCTACGCCGAGTTCAAGACCGTCTTCCCGGGCTGGTCCGCCGACCGCCCGGCCGGCCTGGACGTGACCCTGCACCTGGCCGGCACCCGCGACACCGGGCGCTTCCACTTCCCGGCGCAGGTCACCGCCCAGGTGGCGGCACTCCCGGGCTATCGCGCCAACCCGAGCCCGCCGCCCCCGCCGGACCAGCCGGCCGGCATCCTGCACGTGGTCCCGCGCGACCGCTACGACCTCACCGCCGGCCTGCTCGCCACCATCAACGCGGTAACCGACCGCTGA
- a CDS encoding 5-methyltetrahydropteroyltriglutamate--homocysteine S-methyltransferase has translation MTPPFRADHVGSLLRPPRLLDARTKHATGEIGADELRAIEDDAIRDVVRMQRDVGLRSATDGEFRRTAWHMDFIYRLGGIHPTDDKIQVHFRNADGELDFESAALAVDAPIRLTETIFGDDFTFLDAAVGPDVTAKLTIPSPSMVHYRGGRAAIDPAVYPDEDQFWTDLSAAYAEQVRRVHALGCRYLQLDDTSLAYLNDPDQRRLLADRGDDAEHQHLRYIRQINAAIADRPAGLRVTTHMCRGNFRSSWAAEGGYDFVAEALFSELAVDGFFLEFDDERSGGFAPLRFVPPGKMVVLGLVTTKRGTLESKDTLKRRIDEAAKHVPLEQICLSPQCGFSSTVEGNVLTYDEQVAKLRLIVETAAEVWG, from the coding sequence ATGACCCCACCTTTCCGGGCGGATCATGTCGGCAGCCTGCTCCGCCCGCCCCGGCTCCTCGACGCCCGCACCAAGCACGCCACCGGCGAGATCGGCGCGGACGAGCTCCGCGCGATCGAGGACGACGCGATCCGTGACGTGGTCCGGATGCAGCGCGACGTCGGCCTGCGTTCGGCGACCGACGGCGAGTTCCGCCGTACCGCCTGGCACATGGACTTCATCTACCGGCTGGGCGGCATCCACCCGACCGACGACAAGATCCAGGTCCACTTCCGCAACGCGGACGGGGAACTGGACTTCGAGTCGGCGGCGCTCGCCGTCGACGCCCCGATCCGGCTCACCGAGACGATCTTCGGCGACGACTTCACGTTCCTCGACGCCGCGGTGGGTCCGGACGTCACGGCGAAACTGACCATCCCGTCGCCGAGCATGGTCCACTACCGGGGCGGCCGGGCGGCCATCGATCCGGCGGTCTATCCGGACGAGGATCAGTTCTGGACAGACCTGAGCGCCGCTTACGCCGAGCAGGTTCGCCGGGTGCACGCGCTCGGCTGCCGCTACCTGCAGCTGGACGACACCAGCCTGGCCTATCTCAACGACCCGGACCAGCGCCGCCTGCTCGCCGACCGCGGCGACGACGCCGAGCACCAGCACCTGCGCTACATCCGGCAGATCAACGCGGCGATCGCCGATCGGCCGGCCGGCCTGCGCGTCACCACGCACATGTGCCGGGGCAACTTCCGCTCGTCGTGGGCGGCCGAGGGCGGCTATGACTTCGTCGCCGAGGCGCTGTTCAGCGAGCTCGCGGTGGACGGGTTCTTCCTGGAGTTCGACGACGAACGGTCGGGCGGGTTCGCGCCACTCCGTTTCGTGCCGCCGGGGAAGATGGTCGTTCTCGGACTCGTGACCACGAAGCGCGGCACGCTCGAATCGAAGGACACGCTCAAGCGGCGCATCGACGAGGCGGCGAAACATGTGCCGCTCGAGCAGATCTGCCTGTCGCCGCAGTGCGGCTTCTCCTCGACCGTCGAGGGGAATGTGCTGACCTATGACGAACAGGTGGCCAAATTGCGCCTGATCGTCGAGACGGCCGCGGAAGTCTGGGGATAG
- a CDS encoding DUF1028 domain-containing protein — translation MTFSIVGRSADGTALGVAVASKFLGVGAAVPAALADVGAVATQSYANLAYRPQSLALLGTGVAAPEVVKALIAGDAGPVGHRQVGVVGATGPGATYTGADCHDWAGGTAGDGYAIQGNMLAGPAVTGDMERGWLGSAAEPRLAYRLLAALRAGDRAGGDRRGRQSAALLVVAKGLGYGGTSDVLVDLRVDDHPDPVTELGRLLEMHTLYFERPDPATLLPLTDALAREVRQRLTDLGHVDADLDEALASWAGVENLEMRIVPGAIDPLVLAHLRA, via the coding sequence ATGACGTTCTCGATCGTGGGCCGGTCCGCCGACGGCACAGCCCTGGGTGTCGCGGTGGCCAGCAAGTTCCTCGGGGTCGGCGCGGCGGTGCCGGCCGCCCTGGCCGACGTCGGCGCGGTGGCCACCCAGTCCTACGCCAACCTCGCCTACCGGCCGCAGTCCCTCGCGCTGCTGGGCACCGGGGTGGCCGCGCCGGAGGTGGTCAAGGCGCTGATCGCCGGGGACGCCGGCCCGGTCGGGCACCGGCAGGTCGGGGTGGTCGGCGCCACCGGCCCGGGCGCGACGTACACCGGGGCGGACTGCCACGACTGGGCCGGCGGGACGGCCGGCGACGGCTACGCCATCCAGGGCAACATGCTGGCCGGACCGGCCGTGACCGGCGACATGGAGCGCGGCTGGCTGGGGTCCGCCGCCGAGCCCCGGCTGGCGTATCGGCTGCTGGCGGCACTGCGCGCCGGCGACCGGGCGGGCGGCGACCGGCGCGGCCGGCAGAGCGCCGCGTTGCTGGTCGTCGCGAAGGGCCTGGGATACGGCGGCACCAGCGACGTCCTGGTGGACCTCCGGGTCGACGACCACCCGGACCCGGTGACCGAGTTGGGCCGGCTGCTGGAGATGCACACCCTGTACTTCGAACGCCCCGACCCGGCGACCCTGCTGCCGCTGACCGATGCGCTCGCCCGCGAGGTGCGCCAGCGGCTGACCGATCTCGGCCATGTGGACGCGGACCTGGACGAGGCGCTGGCGTCCTGGGCCGGCGTCGAGAACCTGGAGATGCGGATCGTCCCCGGCGCCATCGATCCGCTGGTCCTGGCACATCTGCGAGCCTGA
- a CDS encoding long-chain-fatty-acid--CoA ligase → MLNLAILLEDSARRYPERAAVVLGPQRLSYAQVDAAASQVASMLVARGIQPGDKVALSCPNLPYFPIVYYGILKAGAVVVPLNVLLKGREITYHLNDSQAKAYFCFQGTPELPMGAEGKAGFDAAEGCEHFFLITADPAAASTVDGAETLGQALAGQSPVFETVQRAETDAAVILYTSGTTGQAKGAELSHSNLVLNALTCNRLFASQPATDTHLLVLPLFHSFGATVNMNAGFSVAATLVLLPRFEANAAVQLLQSEDVTFFAGVPTMYWGLLNALDENVDVERIARNMRVAVAGGSSLPVEIIKAVKERFGVTILEGYGLSETSPVATFSDPDAEPRPGSIGIPIWGVEVRLIDPEWNTIGGADEIGEIAIRGHNIMNGYYNRPAATAEVMRDGWFRTGDLARRDKDGYYYIVDRAKDMIIRGGFNVYPREIEEVLLTHEAVSLTAVIGVPHPSHGEEVKAFVILKPGATVTEDELVAWSREQMASYKYPRIVRIVESLPMTATGKLLKRELS, encoded by the coding sequence ATGCTCAACCTCGCCATCCTGCTGGAGGACAGCGCCCGCCGTTACCCGGAGCGCGCCGCGGTGGTGCTCGGCCCGCAGCGCCTGAGTTACGCCCAGGTGGACGCGGCGGCCAGCCAGGTGGCGAGCATGCTGGTGGCCCGGGGCATCCAGCCCGGCGACAAGGTGGCGCTCTCCTGCCCCAACCTGCCGTACTTCCCGATCGTGTACTACGGGATCCTCAAGGCGGGCGCCGTCGTCGTACCGCTGAACGTGCTGCTCAAGGGCCGGGAGATCACCTACCACCTGAACGACTCGCAGGCCAAGGCGTACTTCTGCTTCCAGGGCACCCCGGAGCTGCCGATGGGCGCCGAGGGCAAGGCCGGATTCGACGCCGCCGAGGGCTGCGAGCACTTCTTCCTGATCACCGCGGACCCGGCGGCCGCCTCGACGGTCGACGGCGCCGAGACGCTGGGCCAGGCCCTCGCCGGGCAGTCGCCGGTCTTCGAGACGGTGCAGCGCGCCGAGACCGACGCCGCCGTCATCCTCTACACCAGCGGCACCACCGGCCAGGCCAAGGGCGCCGAGCTGTCCCACTCGAACCTGGTGCTCAACGCGCTCACCTGCAACCGGCTCTTCGCCTCGCAGCCGGCCACCGACACCCACCTGCTGGTGCTGCCGCTGTTCCACTCGTTCGGCGCGACGGTGAACATGAACGCCGGCTTCTCGGTGGCGGCCACCCTGGTGCTGCTGCCCCGCTTCGAGGCGAACGCCGCGGTGCAGCTGTTGCAGAGCGAGGACGTGACGTTCTTCGCCGGCGTGCCGACCATGTACTGGGGCCTGCTCAACGCGCTGGACGAGAACGTCGACGTGGAGCGGATCGCCCGCAACATGCGGGTCGCCGTGGCCGGCGGCTCGAGCCTCCCCGTGGAGATCATCAAGGCGGTCAAGGAGCGGTTCGGCGTCACCATCCTGGAGGGGTACGGCCTCTCCGAGACCTCGCCGGTGGCCACCTTCAGCGACCCGGACGCCGAGCCCCGGCCCGGCTCGATCGGCATCCCGATCTGGGGTGTCGAGGTCAGGCTGATCGACCCGGAGTGGAACACGATCGGTGGCGCCGACGAGATCGGTGAGATCGCCATTCGCGGCCACAACATCATGAACGGCTACTACAACCGGCCGGCGGCGACCGCCGAGGTGATGCGGGACGGCTGGTTCCGCACCGGCGACCTGGCCCGCCGGGACAAGGACGGCTACTACTACATCGTCGACCGGGCCAAGGACATGATCATCCGCGGTGGCTTCAACGTCTACCCACGGGAGATCGAGGAGGTGCTGCTCACCCACGAGGCGGTCTCGCTGACCGCGGTGATCGGCGTGCCGCACCCCAGCCACGGCGAGGAGGTCAAGGCGTTCGTGATCCTCAAGCCGGGCGCCACCGTGACCGAGGACGAGCTGGTCGCCTGGAGCAGGGAGCAGATGGCCTCGTACAAGTACCCGCGTATCGTGCGCATCGTCGAGTCGCTGCCCATGACCGCCACCGGCAAGCTGCTCAAACGCGAGCTCAGCTGA
- a CDS encoding YbaB/EbfC family nucleoid-associated protein — MGRLQQFEEEVSRFEARAESADGTVSVLIGGTGDIEVRLRPGALREVTEERLAAKITRAVGDAMWAKRRPGWAPPGSSAP; from the coding sequence ATGGGACGTCTGCAGCAATTCGAGGAGGAGGTCAGCCGGTTCGAGGCGCGTGCGGAGAGCGCTGACGGAACGGTGTCCGTGCTGATCGGCGGGACCGGCGACATCGAGGTCAGGTTGCGCCCCGGAGCGTTGCGCGAAGTCACCGAGGAGCGGCTGGCAGCGAAGATCACTCGCGCGGTCGGTGACGCCATGTGGGCGAAGAGGCGACCTGGCTGGGCACCGCCGGGAAGCAGTGCGCCGTGA
- a CDS encoding bifunctional glycosyltransferase family 2/GtrA family protein produces the protein MLVLIPAYQPDGRLAELVRALDRHHVLVVDDGSGPAYAEFFDAARRAGAEVIALDRNRGKGFALRAGFAHAAARHPGHDVVCADSDGQHRPADIEAVAARTALTGAAMVLGVRRFTGPVPARSRFGNAATRVLFRLVTGLAVTDTQTGLRGYPARTLDWLGRVPGDRFEYELRLLLRAARERLPVEEVGIATVYLDGNRSSHFRPLRDSARVYRPLLGFAASSLLAFAVDAGLLAALVTVTGQLTLSAVLARMVSATLNYSVNRATVFAPVPHRRAAPRYAALALLSLTANVLLLGWLSGVLGSLVLAKPITEVALFAAGFLAQRAFVFGRERQPRGAQVVPVRFPVRRERARGGTVATAYRRSGR, from the coding sequence ATGCTCGTACTGATCCCCGCCTACCAGCCGGACGGGCGGCTGGCCGAGCTGGTCCGCGCGCTGGACCGGCACCACGTGCTCGTGGTGGACGACGGGAGCGGGCCGGCGTACGCCGAGTTCTTCGACGCGGCGCGGCGGGCCGGCGCCGAGGTGATCGCGCTGGACCGCAACCGGGGCAAGGGGTTCGCGCTGCGCGCCGGGTTCGCGCACGCGGCGGCCCGCCATCCCGGGCACGACGTGGTCTGCGCGGACAGCGACGGGCAGCACCGGCCGGCCGACATCGAGGCGGTGGCGGCCCGGACCGCGCTCACCGGCGCGGCGATGGTGCTCGGGGTGCGCCGGTTCACCGGGCCGGTGCCGGCCCGCAGCCGGTTCGGCAACGCCGCGACCCGGGTGTTGTTCCGGCTGGTCACCGGCCTGGCGGTGACCGACACGCAGACCGGCCTGCGGGGCTATCCGGCGCGGACGCTGGACTGGCTGGGCCGGGTCCCCGGCGATCGTTTCGAATATGAGCTGCGGCTGCTGCTGCGCGCGGCCCGGGAACGGCTGCCGGTCGAGGAGGTCGGGATCGCCACCGTCTACCTGGACGGGAACCGGTCGTCGCACTTCCGGCCGTTGCGCGACTCGGCGCGCGTCTACCGGCCGCTGCTCGGGTTCGCGGCGTCGTCACTGCTGGCGTTCGCGGTGGACGCCGGGCTGCTCGCGGCGCTGGTGACCGTCACCGGTCAGCTGACGCTGTCGGCGGTGCTGGCCCGGATGGTCAGCGCGACGCTCAACTACTCGGTGAACCGGGCCACCGTCTTCGCGCCGGTGCCGCATCGGCGGGCGGCGCCGCGCTATGCCGCGCTGGCCCTGCTGTCGCTGACCGCCAACGTGCTGCTGCTCGGCTGGCTGAGCGGCGTGCTGGGTTCGCTGGTGCTGGCCAAACCGATCACCGAGGTGGCGCTGTTCGCCGCCGGGTTCCTCGCGCAGCGCGCGTTCGTCTTCGGCCGGGAGCGGCAGCCGCGCGGCGCTCAGGTGGTCCCGGTGCGCTTTCCGGTACGGCGGGAACGCGCTCGCGGCGGGACGGTCGCCACGGCGTACCGGAGATCCGGGCGGTGA
- a CDS encoding GGDEF domain-containing protein, translated as MTSRRPSAWTLVLAAAPVVIAVYYWLVTHDLWPGAQVGLYVSANGAFAAACLVVGARHRDLRPVMLCLAAAGAWGMVADLLFYLLALVYDDVTYPSVADLGYLAAYPTMAAGLLMIVRRRTPGWDGASGIDAAIVAVGAGYLAYEFLIAPTVNVTTGNLATLVSVAYPLGDLMLIMVGARLVLGAGPRSPSLYLIAAYLGCALYADTVYTIQSLDGTYQPGNYLDALWMAGGYLFAAAVLHPSAAKMIALSQVTTPDATPARLTVLAIAAITAPTSLLIQYARGGEPHVIAAGIACNAMFLLVLARMAGLVRAQRLAAITDGLTGLRSRRYFEETLRHEVERAARHGEPLGLLLLDIDHFKRVNDTYGHGGGDRVLIEVTHRLSQLVRPGDLAARYGGEEFAMLLPGATPEETLAVAERIRRGVAAAPIAVSEDVLCHVTVSIGAAGVPALRDVDELVLAADRALYAAKNAGRDRVAAAA; from the coding sequence GTGACATCTCGACGGCCGTCCGCATGGACCCTCGTGCTCGCCGCCGCCCCGGTGGTGATCGCGGTCTACTACTGGCTGGTGACGCACGACCTGTGGCCGGGCGCCCAAGTCGGCCTCTACGTCAGCGCGAACGGCGCGTTCGCCGCCGCCTGCCTGGTCGTCGGGGCGCGCCACCGCGACCTGCGGCCGGTGATGCTCTGCCTCGCCGCGGCCGGCGCCTGGGGTATGGTCGCCGACCTGCTGTTCTACCTCCTGGCGCTGGTCTACGACGACGTCACCTACCCGAGCGTGGCCGACCTCGGCTACCTGGCCGCCTATCCGACGATGGCGGCCGGGCTGCTGATGATCGTCCGGCGGCGCACGCCGGGCTGGGACGGCGCCAGCGGCATCGACGCGGCGATCGTCGCGGTCGGCGCCGGGTACCTGGCCTACGAGTTCCTGATCGCCCCGACCGTCAACGTGACCACCGGAAACCTGGCCACGCTGGTGTCCGTCGCCTACCCGCTGGGCGACCTGATGCTGATCATGGTGGGTGCCCGGCTGGTGCTCGGCGCCGGCCCGCGCAGCCCGTCGCTCTACCTGATCGCCGCCTACCTGGGCTGCGCCCTGTACGCCGACACGGTCTACACCATCCAGTCGCTGGACGGCACCTACCAGCCCGGGAACTACCTGGACGCGCTCTGGATGGCGGGCGGCTACCTGTTCGCGGCGGCCGTGCTGCACCCGTCGGCGGCCAAGATGATCGCGCTGTCCCAGGTCACCACCCCGGACGCCACCCCGGCCCGGCTGACCGTCCTGGCGATCGCCGCGATCACCGCGCCGACCTCGCTGCTGATCCAGTACGCCCGCGGCGGCGAACCGCACGTGATCGCCGCCGGGATCGCCTGCAACGCGATGTTCCTGCTGGTGCTGGCCCGGATGGCGGGCCTGGTCCGGGCGCAGCGGCTGGCCGCGATCACCGACGGGCTGACCGGGCTGCGCAGCCGGCGGTACTTCGAGGAGACGCTGCGGCACGAGGTGGAGCGGGCCGCCCGGCACGGTGAGCCGCTGGGCCTGCTGCTGCTCGACATCGACCACTTCAAGCGGGTGAACGACACCTACGGGCACGGCGGCGGGGACCGGGTGCTGATCGAGGTCACCCACCGGCTGAGCCAGCTGGTCCGGCCGGGTGACCTGGCGGCCCGGTACGGCGGCGAGGAGTTCGCGATGCTGCTGCCCGGCGCGACCCCGGAGGAGACCCTGGCAGTCGCCGAGCGGATCCGCCGCGGCGTGGCGGCCGCCCCGATCGCGGTCTCCGAGGACGTCCTGTGCCACGTCACCGTGTCGATCGGCGCGGCCGGCGTGCCCGCGCTGCGCGACGTCGACGAGCTGGTGCTGGCGGCCGACCGGGCGCTGTACGCCGCCAAGAACGCCGGCCGCGACCGCGTCGCGGCCGCCGCCTGA
- a CDS encoding SRPBCC family protein — protein sequence MTVTETIKDIEALTLTFVTDFPAPIDRVWQVWADPRRLERWWGPPTWPATVTRHEFVAGGAVRYHMTGPDGTLSHGWWTITAIEAPHRLEFDDGFADKHGEPITEDQPVHAVVTLDEVGGGTRMTVVTHFADAAQLERLDRMGMREGMRLALGQIDEVLSNG from the coding sequence GTGACAGTCACCGAGACGATCAAGGACATCGAGGCGTTGACCCTCACCTTCGTGACCGACTTCCCGGCGCCGATCGACCGGGTCTGGCAGGTCTGGGCCGATCCGCGCCGGCTGGAGCGCTGGTGGGGCCCGCCGACCTGGCCGGCCACCGTCACCCGGCACGAGTTCGTGGCCGGCGGCGCGGTGCGCTACCACATGACCGGTCCGGACGGGACGCTGTCGCACGGCTGGTGGACGATCACCGCGATCGAGGCACCGCACCGGCTGGAGTTCGACGACGGGTTCGCCGACAAGCACGGCGAGCCGATCACGGAGGACCAGCCGGTGCACGCCGTGGTGACGCTCGACGAGGTGGGCGGCGGCACCCGGATGACAGTGGTGACCCACTTCGCCGACGCCGCGCAGCTGGAGCGGCTGGACCGGATGGGCATGCGGGAGGGCATGCGGCTGGCCCTCGGTCAGATCGACGAAGTTCTTTCCAACGGCTGA